The following coding sequences lie in one Nycticebus coucang isolate mNycCou1 chromosome 18, mNycCou1.pri, whole genome shotgun sequence genomic window:
- the CRK gene encoding adapter molecule crk isoform X2 gives MAGNFDSEERSSWYWGRLSRQEAVAMLQGQRHGVFLVRDSSTSPGDYVLSVSENSRVSHYIINSSGPRPPVPPSPAQPPPAVSPSRLRIGDQEFDSLPALLEFYKIHYLDTTTLIEPVSRSRQGSGVILRQEEAEYVRALFDFNGNDEEDLPFKKGDILRIRDKPEEQWWNAEDSEGKRGMIPVPYVEKYRPAPASVSTVIGGR, from the exons ATGGCGGGCAACTTCGATTCGGAGGAGCGGAGTAGCTGGTACTGGGGGCGGTTGAGTCGGCAGGAGGCTGTGGCGATGTTGCAGGGCCAGCGGCACGGGGTGTTCCTGGTGCGGGACTCGAGCACCAGCCCCGGGGACTATGTGCTCAGCGTCTCCGAGAACTCGCGCGTCTCCCACTACATCATCAACAGCAGCGGCCCGCGCCCGCCGGTGCCCCCGTCGCCCGCCCAGCCTCCGCCCG CGGTGAGCCCCTCCAGACTCCGAATAGGAGATCAAGAGTTTGATTCATTGCCTGCTTTACTGGAATTCTACAAAATACACTATTTGGACACTACAACGTTGATAGAACCAGTTTCCAGATCCAGGCAGGGTAGTGGAGTGATTCTCAGGCAGGAGGAGGCAGAGTATGTGCGAGCCCTCTTTGACTTTAATGGGAATGATGAAGAAGATCTTCCCTTTAAGAAAGGAGACATCCTGAGAATCCGGGATAAGCCTGAAGAGCAGTGGTGGAATGCAGAGGACAGCGAAGGCAAGAGGGGGATGATTCCAGTCCCTTACGTGGAGAAGTATAGACCTGCCCCCGCCTCAGTATCGACTGTGATTGGAG